The Sphingopyxis fribergensis genome contains a region encoding:
- a CDS encoding class I SAM-dependent methyltransferase, translating to MATPDTVSFGYEQVPAGDKTAMVGEVFSRVARKYDIMNDAMSGGMHRLWKDRFVRRVKPREGETILDMAGGTGDIAFRMERFGASITVADINPDMLGVGVERAAERGIDSLVWSEQNAEKLSFPDQFFDAYTIAFGIRNVTDIPAALAEAHRVLRYGGRFFCLEFSTNEWPGFAQAYDAYSHHLVPKLGKLIADDEDSYRYLIESIRRFPPMPKFAQMIRDAGFTAVKVEPILGGLVAIHSGWKA from the coding sequence ATGGCCACCCCCGATACCGTCAGCTTCGGTTATGAACAGGTCCCCGCGGGCGACAAGACCGCGATGGTCGGCGAAGTGTTCAGCCGCGTCGCGCGCAAGTACGACATCATGAACGACGCGATGTCGGGCGGCATGCACCGTCTGTGGAAAGACCGCTTCGTCCGCCGCGTGAAGCCGCGCGAGGGCGAGACGATCCTCGACATGGCGGGCGGCACCGGCGACATCGCCTTTCGCATGGAGCGGTTCGGCGCGAGCATCACCGTCGCCGACATCAATCCCGACATGCTCGGCGTCGGCGTCGAGCGCGCGGCCGAGCGCGGCATCGACAGCCTCGTCTGGTCCGAACAAAATGCCGAGAAGCTCTCCTTCCCCGACCAGTTTTTCGACGCCTATACGATCGCCTTCGGCATCCGCAACGTCACCGACATCCCGGCGGCGCTGGCCGAAGCACATCGCGTGCTGCGTTATGGCGGGCGCTTTTTCTGCCTCGAATTTTCGACCAACGAATGGCCGGGTTTCGCGCAGGCTTATGACGCCTATTCGCACCACCTCGTCCCCAAGCTCGGCAAGCTGATCGCCGATGACGAGGACAGCTATCGCTACCTGATCGAATCGATCCGCCGCTTCCCGCCCATGCCCAAATTCGCGCAGATGATCCGCGACGCGGGCTTCACCGCGGTGAAGGTCGA